In Amycolatopsis sp. FBCC-B4732, the genomic stretch CTCACCGGGCCGCCGGAGCGGGTGGTGACCCCGGTGGGGGTGCGTGGCGCGGTGGCACGGCGGGCACGCGGGGACGAACGTGCCCGGGCTTCCCGGCAGCGGAACCGAGTGCCCGGGTTCGGCGGTGCCGGTGCAGATGTGGTGCTCGTGGCCGGCCGGGGCGCACAGGCAGCAGCACTCGCTCATGGCCGCTCGTAGGTGTAGAAGCCGCGACCGGTCTTGCGGCCGAGCAGGCCCGCGTCGACCATCCGGGCGAGCAGCGGCGGGGGCGCGTAGAGCGGTTCCTTGAACTCCTCGTAGAGGGATTCGGCGACGGCCTTGGTGGTGTCGAGGCCGATCAGGTCGGCCAGCGCCAGCGGTCCCTGCGGGTGCGCGGCGCCGCGGACGAGGCCTTCGTCGATGGCCTCGCGGGTCGCGAAGCCGGACTCGAACATGCGGATCGCGGCGAGGATGAACGGGATCAGCAGCGCGTTGACCACGAACCCCGCGCGGTCCTGGCAGAGGATCGCCTGCTTGCCGAGCGCGTCCTGGGCGAAGGTCCGGGCCCGCTCGACCGTGGCTTCGGCGGTGAGCAGGCTGGGCACGAGCTCGACCAGCGCGAGCACCGGCACGGGGTTGAAGAAGTGCACGCCCACGACCTGGGCGGGCCGCTCGGTGGCGGTGCCCAGCTTCATGATCGGGATGGAGGAGGTGTTGGACGCCAGGACCGCGTCCGGCGCGGTCACGATCTTGTCGAGCCGGCCGAACAGCTCCGTCTTGACGGCTTCGTCTTCGACGATCGCTTCCACGACGAAGGTGCGATCGGCGAGGTCGTCCAGGGATTCGGTGACCCGGATCCGCTGCAGCACCCCGGCGGCGTCGGGGATCTTGCCCTTCTTCTCCGCCCGTGCGAGCGACGTTTCGAGCCGGTGCCGCCCGGCCGCCGCCGCGTCCGGACTCGATTCGACGACCACGACGTCGAGACCGGCCCGGGCGCACACCTCGGCGATCCCGGCACCCATCTGCCCGCACCCGACCACGCCCGCGCGTTCCATCGCCGCCACCTCTCTGGGACTCGGTACCATGCGAACGGTACTGAGTACCGACGAGTAGCTGAAGGCCCTCGGCTATGACGACCGCCACCGAACGCGCCACATCGGGGTGCTCGGCCCGACCGTCGGACGACCCGCGGCGCGCGGCACTAGGCTGGGCCGCGAGCGGGAGGAGCGGCGGATGGCGGCGAAGGAACGCCTGGTCGAGGCGGCGTTCGCGTTGTTCGCCGAGCGCGGCTACGACCACACGACGATCGACGACATCACCGAGCGCGCCGGCGTCGGCCGCACGACGTTCTTCCGCACCTTCCGGGCGAAGGAAGACGTCATCTTCCCCGACCACGAAGTGCTGCTCCAGGCCATCGAGGCCCGCTTGGCCGGTTCGACCGGGCCGACCGCGCTGCTCGCGGTCACCGAAGGCACCCGGCTGGTCCTGCGGCACTACCTCGCCGAGGGGGAGCTGGCGCGCACGCGCTACCGGCTGACGCGCAGCGTGCCGGCGCTGCGGGACCGCGAAATCTCGGGACTGCAGCAGTACCAGCGGCTCTTCCGGGGGTTCCTGCACCACTGGATGGGCGGCGGCGAGGACACGGCGTTGCGCGCGGAGCTGATGGCCGGCGCGGTGGTG encodes the following:
- a CDS encoding 3-hydroxybutyryl-CoA dehydrogenase: MERAGVVGCGQMGAGIAEVCARAGLDVVVVESSPDAAAAGRHRLETSLARAEKKGKIPDAAGVLQRIRVTESLDDLADRTFVVEAIVEDEAVKTELFGRLDKIVTAPDAVLASNTSSIPIMKLGTATERPAQVVGVHFFNPVPVLALVELVPSLLTAEATVERARTFAQDALGKQAILCQDRAGFVVNALLIPFILAAIRMFESGFATREAIDEGLVRGAAHPQGPLALADLIGLDTTKAVAESLYEEFKEPLYAPPPLLARMVDAGLLGRKTGRGFYTYERP
- a CDS encoding TetR/AcrR family transcriptional regulator, which encodes MAAKERLVEAAFALFAERGYDHTTIDDITERAGVGRTTFFRTFRAKEDVIFPDHEVLLQAIEARLAGSTGPTALLAVTEGTRLVLRHYLAEGELARTRYRLTRSVPALRDREISGLQQYQRLFRGFLHHWMGGGEDTALRAELMAGAVVTTHNHVLRRWLRGQSDDAEAEFDAAMAETVDLFTRPEDDGETSIVVFRTTKDLAAVLPELDRVLGPRRS